A window of Castanea sativa cultivar Marrone di Chiusa Pesio chromosome 1, ASM4071231v1 contains these coding sequences:
- the LOC142621807 gene encoding pathogen-related protein-like: protein MASSSVGQEKYRSFLSEEEVKNTKWRFGVPNYDVVNKLFEEGRTKIWPAGSLEEKVQNFVKTWEMEFFHKTDQNEFKSIDPKKFTFSLNGGKALNLEEIGKLGGGYNPLLQTSLPEKLRVYNPDKETAASSHKVFTTTFPRGFALEILQVYTGPPVMVYKFRHWGYMEGPFKGHIPTGEIIELFGIAIFEVDEQMRVVKVEFFYDPGQLLGGLLKGTSLDGSSVEEPSSSCPVLRSTG, encoded by the exons ATGGCATCCTCAAGTGTTGGGCAAGAGAAGTATCGTTCCTTCTTGAGTGAAGAAGAAGTGAAGAACACCAAATGGAGGTTTGGGGTACCTAACTATGATGTTGTCAATAAGCTCTTTGAAGAAGGCAGAACTAAG atATGGCCTGCTGGGTCACTTGAAGAAAAGGTGCAGAACTTTGTAAAGACATGGGAAATGGAATTTTTCCATAAGACCGACCAGAATGAGTTTAAGTCCATTGATCCCAAGAAATTTACTTTCAGCTTAAATG GAGGGAAGGCTTTAAATTTGGAAGAAATAGGCAAACTTGGGGGAGGCTATAACCCGCTACTTCAGACCTCCCTGCCAGAAAAACTCAGGGTTTACAATCCAGATAAAGAAACAGCGGCTTCTTCTCATAAAGTTTTCACTACAACATTCCCACGTGGGTTTGCTCTGGAGATTCTCCAAGTTTATACTGGGCCACCTGTGATGGTGTACAAGTTCAGGCATTGGGGTTATATGGAGGGCCCTTTCAAAGGCCATATCCCAACTGGAGAGATTATTGAACTCTTTGGAATTGCCATTTTTGAG GTGGATGAGCAGATGAGAGTAGTGAAGGTGGAGTTCTTTTATGACCCTGGACAGTTACTCGGAGGTCTTCTGAAAGGCActa GCTTGGATGGTTCTTCTGTTGAGGAGCCAAGTTCAAGCTGCCCTGTGCTTAGGAGCACAGGGTAG